One region of Aurantimonas sp. HBX-1 genomic DNA includes:
- the pyc gene encoding pyruvate carboxylase translates to MTIRKILVANRSEIAIRVFRAANELGLKTVAIWAEEDKLALHRFKADESYQVGRGPHLTRDLGPIESYLSIEEIIRVARLSGADAIHPGYGLLSESPEFVDACTEAGIVFIGPTADTMRRLGNKVAARNLAVELGVPVVPATAPLPDDMDEVRRMAAEIGFPVMLKASWGGGGRGMRVIRAEKDLEREVTEGKREAMAAFGKDEVYLERLVERARHVEVQILGDTHGNVVDLFERDCSIQRRNQKVVERAPAPYLDDAQRREIAGYGRKLADATSYVGAGTIEFLMDADTGAFYFIEVNPRIQVEHTVTEEVTGIDIVKAQIHILDGAAIGTPESGVPRQEDIKLNGHALQCRITTEDPEHNFIPDYGRITAYRGATGFGIRLDGGTAYSGAVITRFYDPLLEKVTAWAPTPQEAIARMDRALREFRIRGVATNLTFLEAIIGHEKFRDNSYTTKFIDETPALFEQVKRRDRATKLLTYLADVTVNGHPETKNRARPSPDQAPPVAPLFEAPIIPGTRQKLDELGPEGFATWMRERREVLVTDTTMRDGHQSLLATRMRTHDIVAIADAYARALPQLLSLECWGGATFDVAMRFLTEDPWERLALIREKAPNILLQMLLRGSNGVGYTNYPDNVVRHFVAEAAKGGVDLFRVFDCLNWVENMRVSMDAVREAGKLCEGAICYTGDLFDPERSKYDLKYYVALAKEMEAAGAHILGVKDMAGLLKPAAARVLFKALREEVGLPIHFHTHDTSGISAATVLAAIDSGVDAVDAAMDAVSGNTSQPCLGSIVEALKGTERDPGLSSEAIRRISFYWEATRNQYAAFESDLKGPASEVYLHEMPGGQFTNLKEQARSLGLETRWHQVAQTYADVNKMFGDIVKVTPSSKVVGDMALMMVSQDLTVADVLDPKKDLAFPDSVVSMLRGDLGQPPSGWPADIQAKVLKGETPITVRPGSLLEDADLDAERVAIEEKLERKLSDQEFASYLMYPKVFTDFAAVQELYGPVSRLPTPSYFYGIEQEGEVLVDLERGKTLVVRCLGIGETDEKGMRTVFFELNGQPRRVKVPDRAHGAAGGAVRPKADVTNPNHVGAPMPGVVSTLAVAPGQTVKAGDVLLSIEAMKMETALHAERDGTIEAVHVTAGAQIDAKDLLVVFAG, encoded by the coding sequence TTGACCATCCGTAAGATACTCGTCGCCAATCGGTCGGAAATCGCGATCCGGGTCTTCCGTGCCGCCAACGAGCTCGGCCTCAAGACCGTGGCGATCTGGGCGGAGGAGGACAAGCTCGCGCTGCACCGCTTCAAGGCCGACGAGAGCTACCAGGTCGGCCGCGGCCCGCATCTGACCCGCGACCTCGGGCCGATCGAGAGCTATCTGTCGATCGAGGAGATCATCCGGGTGGCGCGGCTCTCCGGCGCCGATGCCATCCATCCCGGCTACGGCCTGCTCTCCGAGAGCCCGGAATTCGTCGACGCCTGCACCGAGGCCGGCATCGTCTTCATCGGCCCGACCGCCGACACGATGCGCCGGCTCGGCAACAAGGTCGCCGCGCGCAATCTCGCCGTCGAACTGGGCGTGCCGGTCGTGCCCGCCACCGCGCCGCTGCCGGACGACATGGACGAGGTCCGACGCATGGCCGCCGAGATCGGCTTCCCGGTGATGCTGAAGGCCTCCTGGGGCGGCGGCGGCCGCGGCATGCGGGTGATCCGCGCCGAGAAGGACCTCGAGCGCGAGGTCACCGAGGGCAAGCGCGAGGCGATGGCCGCCTTCGGCAAGGACGAGGTCTATCTGGAGCGCCTGGTCGAGCGGGCCCGCCACGTCGAGGTGCAGATCCTCGGCGACACGCACGGCAACGTCGTCGACCTGTTCGAGCGTGACTGCTCGATCCAGCGGCGCAACCAGAAGGTCGTGGAGCGGGCGCCGGCGCCGTACCTCGACGACGCGCAGCGCCGCGAGATCGCCGGCTACGGCCGCAAGCTTGCCGATGCCACAAGCTATGTCGGCGCCGGCACGATCGAGTTCCTGATGGATGCCGACACCGGCGCCTTCTACTTCATCGAGGTCAACCCGCGCATCCAGGTCGAGCACACCGTGACCGAGGAGGTCACCGGCATCGACATCGTCAAGGCGCAGATCCACATCCTCGACGGCGCCGCGATCGGCACGCCGGAGAGCGGCGTGCCGCGCCAGGAGGACATCAAGCTCAACGGCCACGCCCTGCAGTGCCGGATCACCACCGAGGATCCCGAGCACAATTTCATTCCCGACTACGGCCGCATCACCGCCTATCGCGGCGCCACCGGCTTCGGCATCCGCCTCGACGGCGGCACCGCCTATTCCGGCGCGGTGATTACCCGCTTCTACGACCCGCTGCTGGAGAAGGTGACCGCCTGGGCGCCGACGCCGCAGGAGGCGATCGCCCGCATGGACCGTGCGCTGCGCGAGTTCCGCATCCGCGGCGTCGCCACCAACCTGACCTTCCTCGAGGCGATCATCGGCCACGAGAAGTTCCGCGACAATTCCTACACCACCAAGTTCATCGACGAGACGCCGGCGCTGTTCGAGCAGGTCAAGCGCCGCGACCGCGCCACCAAGCTCCTGACCTATCTCGCCGACGTCACCGTCAACGGCCATCCGGAGACCAAGAACCGCGCCCGCCCCTCGCCCGACCAGGCGCCGCCGGTGGCGCCGCTGTTCGAGGCGCCGATCATCCCCGGCACGCGGCAGAAGCTCGACGAGCTCGGCCCCGAGGGCTTCGCCACCTGGATGCGCGAACGGCGCGAGGTGCTGGTCACCGACACCACGATGCGCGACGGCCACCAGTCGCTGCTGGCGACGCGCATGCGCACCCATGACATCGTCGCCATCGCCGACGCCTATGCCCGCGCTTTGCCGCAGCTCCTCAGCCTCGAATGCTGGGGCGGCGCCACCTTCGACGTCGCCATGCGCTTCCTCACCGAGGATCCCTGGGAGCGGCTCGCGCTGATCCGCGAGAAAGCGCCCAACATCCTGCTGCAGATGCTGCTGCGCGGCTCCAACGGCGTCGGCTACACCAACTATCCCGACAACGTCGTCCGCCACTTCGTCGCCGAGGCGGCCAAGGGCGGGGTCGACCTGTTCCGCGTGTTCGACTGCCTGAACTGGGTCGAGAACATGCGCGTCTCGATGGACGCGGTGCGCGAGGCGGGCAAGCTCTGCGAGGGGGCGATCTGCTACACCGGCGACCTGTTCGACCCGGAACGCTCGAAATACGACCTCAAATACTACGTCGCCCTCGCCAAGGAGATGGAGGCGGCCGGCGCCCACATCCTCGGCGTCAAGGACATGGCAGGACTCCTGAAGCCGGCGGCGGCGCGCGTCCTGTTCAAGGCGCTGCGCGAGGAGGTCGGCCTGCCGATCCACTTCCACACCCACGACACGTCGGGGATTTCCGCCGCCACCGTGCTGGCCGCCATCGATTCCGGCGTCGACGCGGTGGATGCGGCGATGGACGCGGTCTCCGGCAACACCTCGCAGCCCTGCCTCGGCTCCATCGTCGAGGCGCTGAAGGGCACCGAGCGCGACCCCGGCCTGTCGTCCGAGGCGATCAGGCGGATCTCCTTCTACTGGGAGGCGACCCGCAACCAGTACGCCGCCTTCGAGAGCGATCTGAAGGGCCCCGCCTCGGAGGTCTATCTGCACGAGATGCCCGGCGGCCAGTTCACCAATCTCAAGGAGCAGGCCCGTTCGCTCGGCCTCGAGACGCGCTGGCACCAGGTGGCGCAGACCTATGCCGACGTGAACAAGATGTTCGGCGACATCGTCAAGGTGACGCCGTCCTCGAAGGTGGTGGGCGACATGGCGCTGATGATGGTCAGCCAGGACCTCACCGTCGCCGACGTTCTCGACCCGAAGAAGGACCTCGCCTTCCCCGATTCCGTCGTGTCGATGCTGCGCGGCGATCTCGGACAGCCGCCGTCGGGCTGGCCCGCCGACATCCAGGCCAAGGTGCTGAAGGGCGAGACGCCGATCACCGTGCGCCCCGGTTCGCTGCTGGAGGATGCCGACCTCGACGCCGAGCGCGTGGCCATCGAGGAGAAGCTCGAGCGCAAGCTGAGCGACCAGGAGTTCGCCTCCTATCTGATGTATCCGAAGGTCTTCACCGACTTCGCCGCCGTGCAGGAGCTCTACGGCCCGGTCTCGCGCCTGCCGACGCCGTCCTATTTCTACGGCATCGAGCAGGAGGGCGAGGTGCTGGTCGATCTCGAGCGCGGCAAGACGCTGGTCGTGCGCTGCCTCGGCATCGGCGAGACCGACGAGAAGGGCATGCGCACGGTGTTCTTCGAGCTGAACGGCCAGCCGCGCCGGGTGAAGGTGCCGGACCGGGCCCACGGCGCCGCCGGCGGTGCGGTCCGGCCGAAGGCCGACGTGACCAACCCGAACCATGTCGGCGCGCCGATGCCGGGCGTCGTCTCGACGCTCGCCGTGGCGCCCGGACAGACCGTGAAGGCCGGCGACGTGCTGCTTTCCATCGAGGCGATGAAGATGGAGACAGCGCTGCACGCCGAGCGCGACGGCACGATCGAGGCGGTGCACGTGACGGCCGGCGCCCAGATCGACGCCAAGGACCTGCTGGTGGTGTTCGCGGGCTGA
- a CDS encoding DMT family transporter, with product MQAGILLAFASYFAFACGDAALKGVGDRLPVFEIGFFVSLFALLPALFTKRPEDNWGNVFVPKRPGLLTIRMISGTVGGILGVVAFTTLPLAEAYALIFLLPVFVTVFSWLVLKEHIGWRRWLAVLGGLVGVLLVVRPGFREVLPGHFAALGVAVSGAITVIVLRVLGPSERRITLIGAVLVAAILVNGILMIPDYETPHHGLWPILILGGVCAGMGHLLIVFATRLAPAARVAPTQYSQIVWATIIGASFFGEYPDALSLAGMTLVAVSGLFTFVREKEVADWPDRVPLIRNR from the coding sequence ATGCAAGCCGGCATTCTCCTGGCCTTCGCCTCCTACTTCGCCTTCGCGTGCGGCGACGCCGCGCTGAAGGGCGTCGGCGATCGCCTGCCGGTCTTCGAGATCGGCTTCTTCGTGTCGCTGTTCGCCCTGCTCCCGGCGCTGTTCACCAAGCGGCCGGAGGACAACTGGGGCAATGTCTTCGTGCCAAAGCGGCCCGGCCTCCTGACCATAAGGATGATCAGCGGCACGGTGGGCGGCATTCTCGGGGTCGTCGCCTTCACCACCCTGCCGCTGGCGGAAGCCTATGCGCTGATCTTCCTGCTGCCGGTGTTCGTCACGGTGTTCTCCTGGCTCGTGCTCAAGGAGCATATCGGCTGGCGACGCTGGCTGGCGGTGCTGGGCGGGCTGGTCGGCGTGCTGCTGGTGGTGCGACCGGGCTTCCGGGAGGTGCTGCCCGGCCACTTCGCGGCGCTGGGCGTCGCCGTCAGCGGCGCCATCACCGTCATCGTGCTGCGCGTGCTGGGGCCCTCGGAGCGGCGCATCACGCTGATCGGCGCGGTGCTGGTCGCCGCCATCCTGGTCAACGGCATCCTGATGATCCCCGACTACGAGACGCCGCATCACGGGCTCTGGCCGATCCTCATCCTCGGCGGCGTCTGCGCCGGCATGGGCCATCTGCTCATCGTCTTCGCGACGCGCCTCGCCCCGGCGGCAAGGGTGGCGCCGACGCAGTACAGCCAGATCGTCTGGGCGACGATCATCGGCGCCAGCTTCTTCGGCGAGTATCCCGACGCGCTGTCGCTCGCCGGCATGACCCTCGTCGCCGTCTCGGGCCTGTTCACCTTCGTGCGGGAGAAGGAAGTCGCCGACTGGCCGGACCGGGTTCCGCTGATCCGCAACCGCTGA
- a CDS encoding phosphatase, with translation MTAGFIEARSGRHYAAGWPGRLVVRGQSEARRHFAAIDPTHVLTIKAPDLSYLGPRDLAPERQLILAFDDVDEADAAAAPVRDHVAAARAFADGLSADARLLIHGLQGVRRAPAMAIGLLAALLPPAEAVATARAGCSQAPSPNRLVVALFDDALGLGGALVEACDSRFVAGAGSLRLRGDQASTSFAFDMLEGQKTAGDEPS, from the coding sequence GTGACGGCAGGATTCATCGAAGCCCGCTCCGGCCGGCATTACGCGGCCGGCTGGCCCGGGCGCCTGGTGGTTCGTGGCCAGTCGGAGGCGCGCCGGCATTTCGCCGCGATCGACCCGACCCATGTCCTCACCATCAAGGCGCCGGACCTCAGCTATCTCGGCCCACGCGACCTGGCGCCGGAGCGCCAGCTGATCCTCGCCTTCGACGACGTCGACGAGGCGGACGCGGCCGCCGCGCCGGTCCGCGATCACGTGGCGGCGGCCCGTGCCTTCGCGGACGGGCTTTCGGCCGACGCGCGGCTGCTGATCCACGGCCTCCAGGGCGTGCGCCGCGCGCCCGCCATGGCGATAGGCCTGCTGGCGGCGCTGCTGCCCCCGGCGGAAGCGGTGGCAACGGCGCGGGCCGGATGCAGCCAGGCGCCGAGCCCGAACCGCCTCGTCGTCGCGCTGTTCGACGACGCGCTCGGTCTCGGCGGCGCCCTGGTGGAAGCCTGCGACAGCCGCTTCGTGGCGGGCGCCGGATCGCTGCGCTTGCGCGGCGACCAGGCATCCACCAGCTTCGCCTTTGACATGCTCGAGGGCCAAAAAACGGCAGGCGACGAGCCGTCCTGA